One Helianthus annuus cultivar XRQ/B chromosome 12, HanXRQr2.0-SUNRISE, whole genome shotgun sequence genomic region harbors:
- the LOC110883526 gene encoding protein FAR1-RELATED SEQUENCE 5-like — MASSSSSTNNGAIIVDALIGSTDDDGHERIDESTDANNSSYSSHNVRPLRLYDVDQLGDITSHVYIITDGTKFWKPLVSPEYTPTIGMVFDTWSDVENMYKSYAERSGFSVRLGAMKKNGTVVTHRYMQCTRSSKPKQTQLESMDLSAFKVSRSSSYKVTDCRARLKLKAISGTTKFFIYGFIEAHNHGLVDKDNLDFTRKRRKLSYDDQRFIHKLSLNKIGPNVAHKIRASLKGGHHNVQGTVVEFKNFTRDLRSFIGKKDAQMVVDTLKARMINLPNFFFECVVVDGELRSLFWAGDVSKCNYEAFGDVLGFDATYHTNQYNMIFVPFTGVDHHKKCVTFGAGLLYDETIGSYTWLLTTFCNNSH, encoded by the exons ATGGCTTCATCCAGTAGTTCTACAAACAATGGTGCAATTATTGTTGACGCATTAATCGGTTCTACCGATGATGACGGACATGAACGCATCGATGAGTCAACTGATGCTAACAATTCAAGTTATAGCAGTCATAATGTCCGTCCATTACGTCTGTATGACGTTGATCAATTag GAGATATAACCAGCCATGTATACATAATAACTGATGGAACAAAGTTCTGGAAACCTTTGGTGTCTCCTGAATATACACCTACTATCGGAATGGTTTTTGACACATGGAGCGACGTTGAGAATATGTACAAGTCTTATGCTGAGAGGTCTGGGTTTTCTGTACGTTTGGGTGCCATGAAGAAAAATGGAACTGTTGTTACACATAGGTATATGCAATGTACCAGATCCAGTAAACCTAAGCAAACACAACTTGAATCGATGGACCTTAGTGCTTTTAAAGTATCTCGAAGTAGCAGCTACAAAGTTACTGACTGCAGGGCGCGGCTAAAGCTTAAAGCTATCTCAGGCACTACAAAATTTTTCATTTATGGTTTTATTGAAGCTCATAATCATGGATTGGTCGACAAGGACAATCTAGACTTTACCAGAAAAAGGAGGAAACTTAGTTATGACGACCAGAGGTTCATTCACAAACTAAGCTTGAACAAAATTGGCCCTAATGTCGCGCATAAGATTCGAGCTTCGTTAAAGGGTGGGCACCATAATGTACAAGGAACTGTAGTAGAATTCAAAAATTTCACTAGAGATCTACGGTCTTTTATCGGCAAGAAGGATGCACAAATGGTTGTTGATACGTTAAAAGCTCGTATGATAAACCTGCCAAATTTCTTTTTTGAATGTGTGGTGGTTGACGGTGAGTTAAGATCATTGTTCTGGGCTGGTGACGTATCCAAATGCAATTACGAAGCCTTCGGAGATGTGTTAGGTTTTGATGCAACATATCATACGAATCA gTATAACATGATATTTGTTCCGTTTACCGGTGTCGATCACCATAAAAAGTGTGTCACATTTGGTGCTGGGCTATTATACGATGAAACAATTGGTTCTTACACGTGGTTGCTTACCACAttctgtaacaactctcactaa